One segment of Curtobacterium poinsettiae DNA contains the following:
- a CDS encoding YDG/SRA domain-containing protein, translated as MVWDIPIGTSIGRRELHNRLGGGSWQDGITRVASTDEMLVFTNDGGGEHGYEVHEGLRSDEVFRYTGQGQSGDQKLTRNNKALADSEELGRSIRVFRGQGTVTYVGSFALADPPYTWERFPGTGSSPERDGLVFNLVAVDADTSLLPALIVEVGAASSRGPETPAPPATTAWQPLDFSEYQVRRVDEGESERSVSRREFELQTRFGEWLRARGEDVQVLRLTEEGVTIVPDLYVPTLNQVVEAKKSTARAYVRTAIGQALDYAAVARRRGLSVTPAVLLPSEPSSSMVELCTSVGITVWWPSSSGDFREIRP; from the coding sequence ATGGTCTGGGACATCCCGATCGGAACGAGCATCGGTCGTCGTGAGCTGCACAACCGTCTCGGTGGCGGGAGCTGGCAGGACGGCATCACACGCGTCGCATCGACGGACGAGATGCTCGTCTTCACCAATGACGGCGGAGGGGAGCACGGCTACGAGGTGCACGAAGGTCTCCGGAGCGACGAGGTGTTCCGGTACACGGGGCAGGGGCAGAGCGGCGATCAGAAGCTGACACGCAACAACAAGGCGCTCGCTGATTCTGAGGAGCTCGGCCGCTCGATCCGCGTGTTCCGCGGTCAGGGCACCGTGACCTACGTCGGCAGCTTCGCGCTCGCTGATCCGCCGTACACCTGGGAGCGGTTCCCCGGGACAGGCTCGTCCCCTGAACGGGACGGCTTGGTGTTCAACCTCGTCGCCGTCGACGCGGACACGTCGCTCTTACCCGCGCTCATCGTCGAGGTGGGCGCCGCTTCGAGCCGAGGGCCCGAGACTCCGGCGCCTCCGGCCACGACTGCCTGGCAGCCGCTCGACTTCAGCGAGTACCAGGTGCGCCGGGTCGACGAAGGCGAGTCGGAGCGGTCCGTCTCCCGTCGCGAGTTCGAGCTGCAGACGCGCTTCGGCGAATGGCTCCGTGCTCGCGGTGAGGACGTGCAGGTGCTGCGTCTCACCGAGGAAGGGGTGACGATCGTGCCTGACCTGTACGTCCCGACGTTGAACCAGGTCGTCGAGGCGAAGAAGTCGACCGCTCGCGCCTACGTCCGAACGGCGATCGGGCAGGCACTCGACTACGCCGCGGTCGCGCGACGTCGCGGTCTGTCGGTGACCCCGGCCGTCCTCCTGCCGTCCGAACCGAGTTCTTCGATGGTGGAGCTCTGCACCTCGGTCGGGATCACCGTGTGGTGGCCGAGCTCGAGTGGTGACTTCCGAGAGATCAGGCCGTAG
- a CDS encoding ATP-binding cassette domain-containing protein, translated as MGIQIDELTFGYRRDHTVLSGLSTVFPTGASVLLGPNGAGKSTLLGLVADTLRPRAGTISIEGLGEPGTRGDRRRYRRGVAWLPQRSGSFPGLTTREHVAYCGWLKGLSRADAWDRSTAALTAVDLATRADARATSLSGGQIRRLGVAGALVSGAQSILLDEPTAGLDPAQRARFARVIQNLPTEVSVVVSTHQTEDVAATYDHVTVLVEGRVPFAGSVASFTEPFADLSPAEAVTASYARFTREDD; from the coding sequence GTGGGCATACAGATCGACGAACTGACCTTCGGGTATCGGCGGGACCACACGGTGCTCTCCGGGTTGTCGACGGTGTTCCCGACCGGAGCGAGCGTCCTGCTCGGGCCGAACGGCGCTGGCAAGTCGACCCTGCTCGGGCTCGTCGCCGACACGCTCCGCCCCCGCGCCGGGACGATCAGCATCGAGGGACTGGGGGAACCGGGGACGCGCGGAGACCGCCGACGGTACCGCCGCGGCGTCGCGTGGCTTCCACAGCGGAGCGGCTCCTTCCCCGGCTTGACCACACGGGAGCACGTCGCGTACTGCGGTTGGCTGAAGGGCTTGTCGCGCGCCGACGCCTGGGATCGCTCGACGGCCGCGCTGACCGCCGTCGATCTCGCCACCCGTGCCGACGCACGAGCGACCTCGTTGTCGGGCGGCCAGATCCGGCGGCTCGGCGTTGCCGGCGCGTTGGTGTCCGGCGCGCAGTCGATCCTGCTCGACGAACCGACGGCCGGACTCGATCCGGCACAGCGGGCGCGGTTCGCTCGGGTGATCCAGAACCTGCCGACGGAAGTGTCCGTCGTCGTCTCGACACACCAGACCGAGGACGTCGCCGCGACCTACGACCACGTGACCGTCCTCGTCGAAGGCCGGGTGCCGTTCGCTGGTTCGGTCGCGTCGTTCACCGAGCCGTTCGCAGACCTCTCGCCCGCCGAGGCGGTCACCGCTTCGTACGCGCGGTTCACGCGTGAGGACGACTGA